In Balaenoptera ricei isolate mBalRic1 chromosome 4, mBalRic1.hap2, whole genome shotgun sequence, the following are encoded in one genomic region:
- the LOC132365393 gene encoding short transmembrane mitochondrial protein 1-like: MLQFLLGFTLGNVVGMYLAQNYDILGEIKKDVDAKKKPPSS; the protein is encoded by the coding sequence ATGCTCCAGTTCCTGCTTGGATTTACTCTTGGCAATGTGGTGGGAATGTATCTGGCTCAGAACTATGACATACttggagaaattaaaaaggacGTGGACGCCAAGAAGAAACCCCCTAGTTCATGA